ATCTCCAGTTCTTCCTTTGCTTCTGCTAATATATCTAAGCTTCTGTAAAGATGGTTTAAATCAATTTCCTGCAATGGAAAACCAAAATATTGATGTCTCTTTTCATATGTTTTAAATTTACTAACTGGTTGCAGTAGTCTTTGAACTGTCATTAAAAAACTTACAATGTCAATATCAAATTTGATTTTGTATCGTCTTAAGCAGTATTCTTCTAAGAATTTGTCTATTTTAAAAAGTTCCCACAGTTTGCGACAGACAATATGTCCGTAGTTCAATATTGTTCCTTCAGAAATATTATCTTTTGTCAATTCCATGGTGGCATTTTTATTTTTTTCTTTAGCAAATACTTCATAAAGTTTGTCTACTACATTTACAAAAGTCTCATTATTTTTTAAAAGATCATGTCTACCGAGGTTAAGAAGGACTTTTTGTTTTATTTTGCCATTTTCTCTATAATTATGGACAATTTTAACATACTCATATCCATCAGCTTTAGTAATTTTAACAAATAAGAGAGACCACTTGAGAATGTTTTTGGAATATCATACTACAAAAATATCAATAAATCAAGTTATATGTAGATAAAAATCTCGAATAGGTGTGAAGATATTTACCATAGCGAAAGAATGTGCGAAAATAATGAAGAGAAGGTCATAAAAAGAATAGAGGCTGCCTCCATCTTGTTTGATATAATTAAAAAGTGTAATATTTCATTCAAAAGAAACATCAAAAAACTACCAGGATGGGAGGGCAGCCTACTATGAATATTATATCATACCATGAGTTAAGAAAAATATCTCCTGAAAAAGCAAGAGAATTACTCCGAAAAGTGTTTGAAGTAAATAACAAAAACGTATCAAAAACTGCTAAAATATTAGGTGTATCAAGAGCTACTATTAGAAGGGCAATTTACGGTCCTCTTGAGGATAAATCCAGAAGACCTAAAACTTGTCCAAGAAAACTTTCTTCTGAACTTGAAAATCTCATTATCCAAGAGGCTAAAAGAACAGGATTTAGATACAGACGTCTTTCACTTTATTTGTTCAGAAAATACGGAGTTAAAATAAGTGAAAACACGATAAAGTCAATTCTTAAAAGAAATGCTGTACCAAGAAAGACAAGAAAGGCAAAAAAAGGTGAAAGAAGTTTGTATGACTACGAAACTCTCATTCCATTTTCTGAATTTCAGCTTGATACAAAGCATCTTTTAGACAAAGATAGTCTTCCAAAAGAAGTATATGAACATATCAAAAAATACAATCTCCCACTCTATGAGTGGAACATGATAGACGTTGCAACAAGAACAAGATTTACAGCTTATTCTTATGAACTTTCTTCTGCCTTTGGCTTTATGTTTGTATCCTTGGTTGCATTATGGCTAAGAACTCACAATGTCAGAAGCCAAATAAGAATAAGGTTAGACAATGGAGCAGAATTTTGTGGAGGAAGCAAAAGAAAACTAAAGGAGTGGAATGAGATGCTGTCATTTCTGGGAGTAGAACTAACTCCTATTCCACCAAAAGCTAAACACTTGATGGGTATAATTGAAAATTCACACAGAGCAGATGATGAGTATTTCTTAATGATTCATGCGGAAAGATGTAAAACAAAAAATGAATTTATTCAAAGAGCCCAAAGATGGCAGGATACATGGAATTTTTTCAGACCTCATAATGGTAAAGGAATGAATGGGAGGACACCATTTGAAAAATTCAAAGACTCTAAAACTTTGGTTTCCTCCCATGTATTTCAGTTTCCTACTTTACTTCTTGATGACATTATGAAAAAGGTAGGTACTTTCTATTCTCTGTTCTGTAATAAATTAGGTGGTAAATATGTCTTCACCACGTGCCTTGAAAATTACAATGTTCACACAATCATTGTTCGTCCAATTGCACGCTGGAAATATGTACTTGCAAGATACCTGGGTGCTTTAATTTTTATAACCTTATATTCAACTGCAATATTCTTTAGCATCTACACTATCAATAAGACTGTGGGATTTTCTATTGATCACCCAATCTCACAGATAGTTTTGGGATGGCTTCTGTTTGAATTAATTGCTGTTGTGCTTTTAACTGTTACAACATTTTTCAGCACATCGTTTTCAACTCTTGCAACAGGGATACTTGTTGTACTTCTGTTTGGATTTGCTATGATAGGAGGTTTTCTGGAGCAGATTGGCTACGCAATAGCAAATTTTTCAAAGGCATCAACAACGCTTCAGACAATCGGTATTGTATCAAGTTTAATCTTGCCAACTGACAATATTTATCGTGAGATGGCAAATATTCTTTTTAAATCCAATTTAATTGACTTTTCGACCATTGACCCATTTGCGGGAATATCAAAAAATAGTGTTTACATGAGAATATACTGGTTTTTATATATATTTGTCCTAATATATCTAACTATTAAAAAGTTTGAAAAAAAGGATTTGACATAATAAAAGACCAGCTAATTAAAGTCAAGAGTTTTTTTAAAAAATTTTGACACCATTTTATGGTATAAGATTCTTTAAAGAGGGCGCAAAAAGGTAAGCCATCCATTAGAAGTTGACATAACATATGGAGGCTGAGTAGTGTTATTGTTAACTAATGTTTCGTAAACAGAACAATTGTTTATGCACTACAAACTGCAGTTTTATTAAAGTATTTTTGAATATGTTCTTCTGGAGTTCTAAGTTCAAAAGGTTTTTTATCGCGCATAACAGCAAAGATAATACAAATAATTTTTCTCATAACAGCACCTAATGCAACTTTTTTGGGCTTTTGTTGGCACTTTTTCTGATAGTATTCGAATAATACAGGATTACAAGGTTTAGAATTTCTTTTTGTTCTGATATTGGCAAGAGCAATTGTAAATAAGATTCTTCGCAAGATTTTAGAACCACGTTTAGACATTTTATTTTTTGTGCCAACAAATTGCCCCGATTGATTTACGGAAGGATCTACACCAAAGAAAGCAACAAGCTTGTTGGGTTTTGAAAATTTTTCGAAATCACCTATTTCAGCAAGGATAGTTGCAGCGGATAGAAAACCTATGCCGGGGATAGATTGAAGGAGGTTAATATTTTCCATGAGTGAAGGCTGAGATTGCGAAGATTGCTGAACAAGTTGATTTATGGCTTCAAAAATTTTGTCGATATTCTGCTGTAAATTCAGGACCATGTTAATATAGACTTTAAGCATAGTAACAGTTGCTAAGTCTGATATAGAAAAAGGTTGAAACTGTTTAGCTTTTGCGACAAGTAATTCATATTTTTCTTTGGCCCATTGATAGCTTTTTTTAGAGGTTAGCTGAATGATGGAAATAAGTTTTTCGCTGTCAGCGCCTAAGATATCGGTTGGAGTTGGGTAGTTTTCAAGTATAGCCAAGGATGTTTTAGAACAAATGTCAGGGAAGACCTCTTTGAAATTGAGCATAATTTGATCGACGACAGAAGTAAGTCTGTATTTGTAAGAGGTTAGTTCATCACTGAGGTTGTAATACTGGCGGCATAGGTTTTTCAAGCAGTCGAGGATTTCAGATGAAGGTTGTACTACAGTAGAGTCAGTAAGTCTAAAAGTTAATGCAATCCACAGGGCATCGGTTTTATCATTTTTTACTTTTCTAACTCCCGCATTTTTGATAGAATTAGATTGGATGGGATTGATAATTGAAACATCCCAGCCATTAGAAGTAAAGAAGCGGGAGAGGATTTTGTGGTAATGCCCTGTGGCTTCCATGACGATGATAGGGCGTGCTGCGAAATCCTCTTCAACTTTTTTAAGGATTTCAATAGCCCTATCAAAATCAGAGGGATTATTGTGACGGATAGTCAAGCGGGCAATTATTTCATTTGTAGGAGATATAATCACCATTTCGCTGAAATACTTGGCTACATCAATCCCGGCAATAGGTTTTAGATTCATAGCAATTAAACCTCCCTGCAAGTGATTTTGAAATTGAATTAGGGCATGAGTTTTCCATTCCGAGCAAAGGTAAGTATACAACCTTGCACGTGATGCGAGGAACCAGCTTTGATTAGGATCTAAGCTGGCCTCAACCAGCCAAATAGTTTAGACTTACCTGGAATGGAATAATAATCTTTTTCACGGGTATACGGAAAGAAGTTCCGTTCCCAGGGGGCGCGTACAGGTAAATTCCATGCCCAGATAGAAAGAATTATATCAAAGTTAGAATGGCTGGCAAGAGGCCAGCGTTAAAGTGGCTAAAGATTAGAAGCCACAAGCAGCAGGAAGAGACTTTGCGCTGCTTTCCTCTCAAAGAGGTAGTATTTGAGATGTTATTTTAAGGATGAGACTCAAAATCTTATGTTAACCGAAACTTTGGTTGTTATTTTATTAGAATTTTTTTGATGTGTCTTACGAAAATAATTATACAAGGGGCTGTGCTTTCCTCTTTTCAAGCCAGCCCCATTGATATCAATCAAGAACTTTTTTGATTTTTCAGCTCTTCCAAAACCTCATTCGGATTCACTCCGAATCTCTCAAGTGAAGCAAGAATCCCCAGACACACTGTAATATGAGCAAAAACCCTTTCTGCTAACTTTTTCCCTCTCTCAACTGTAGAAAATTCTATGTAGCTTTGCAATTCGCTCTCCACATCCTCTTTAGAAGAGATGAACATTTCTTTTAGCTCATCAAAAGACCTTGCAACAGGCCCAAGCTTAATATAAGTCCTTTGTGAACTCTTAGTAGCAGTCCACTTTAGATACAAAATAATAACAGCAATGCCCCCTACAAACCCGGTTATAAAAATAAATGTGTTATACAAATCATCACTCCCCTTCAAACTTGATTATACCACATCAAACAATCTGTTTTTTTATACGAATTACAAATTGTTTAAAGAATAACTACATTTTATTAAACTCACCTCCTCTCTTTTATGTTATTTTAAATTTTTGCAGGAATTTTAATACATTCTGATAGGAACTGTGCTGCGCCCGTTTAAGACAAACCTGTCATGCTGCCAAATGGACTTGAACAAGAAAGGCAAATCGTAGAACTTCCTTTGAAGATGAGGTTTTTGCTTGTAATGATGCAGACAGAACGGTTTTGTTGAAGATTCATTGTATTCTATAAGCCATTCATCACAGATAGTTCTCACTCTCACAACCCAGGGTGTAACCTCATACACTCTAAATCCGTACTTCTGAGCCAGCCTTGTTGCTTCTTCGAACAACCAGTTCTGGCTCAAAAAATCACATCCTTTCTTTTGATATTTTATTTTCAATCTTCTAAAAACTTTTTACTTTTTTCCTTTTAGCACTCTGCCCTCCTTTCAAATCACAATCTGTTTTTTATACTGCAAAAAGTAGCCAATTTTTTATTATATGCAAAACGGTATTATAAAAAAGTTCAAATTTTATGCGAAGTTATTAAACAAGAATTGGCTTGAAATTGAAACAGGGTAATTTAAAATAGTATAATATCCTGTTAGTAACTCATTTTTCAAACGTCCAAACCATCTTTGTCAAAATAAATAGCAAAGGAGACAATGTAAGATATGAGTGAAAAAATAAAGATTTACAGATTGTGTTTCGAAAGTCTAAAAGTTTACCGGAACCTTCTTGAGGATATGGTGCTTAAAAATCTGTACAATCTTATTTGCCACATTGACGACCAGAATCAGGATTTTAAAAAAGTTTTAAACCTGTACAGTACATTTTACTATAATCTTTTAGAAGCGGGTAAAGGATGCAGTCTTAAAGAATATATTATCGAAAAGATTTTATTTGGTGAAAATACTTTTGCAAAATTAGCATCAAATGCTATCGGTAAATCAATGATAGACCAGTTTATCAAAAAAGCTGCAAGCTGCGATTTGGACTGTCTTGAGTTCATCTCAAATTTCTCTGCAAAAGAAATAGAAGATTATCTAAAAGAATCTTCTGCTATACCCGATTTTTTAGCCGAAAGTTTTCTGGATGTCAAAGGTACAAATACTATGCCGCAAAATGCCAATGATAATTTTATAAAAATCATCATTGAAAAGTTTTTGAATGTATCCCCCTGGAGCAGTTTAATTGAAGATCTTATAGAATTTTACAAACAAAATGGTTATGGGATTTTTGCAAGATACAAAGGCTTTTCATGGGATGGTGAAAAGCTTATCGGCATTGAGAATTTAGATCCAGTAAGACTTGATGATCTTGTAAACATTGAAAGGCAGAAAAAGATTGTTGTCGAAAACACTCTGGCATTTTTAAGAGGTCAGAGAGTCAACAATATTCTGCTATATGGCAGCAGAGGAAGTGGTAAATCTTCAACTGTTAAGGCAATTTTAAATGAATTTTATCATATGGGTTTAAGAATGGTTGAAGTTTTTAAAGACCAGCTTTATACCTTCCCGGAGTTAATAAGAATATTAAGAGATGTGCCACTTAAGTTTATAGCCTTTGTAGATGATCTGTCTTTTGAAGACATAGAAGAAAACTACACCAAACTGAAAGCCATTTTGGAAGGATCTTTGGAAGTAATGCCCCAGAATGTTGTAATATATGCAACATCAAACAGAAGACATTTTGTAAAAGAAAAATTTGATGACAGAAACACCTTTTATAGCGATGAAGTGCACTTTAAAGACACCCTGGAAGAAAAACTTTCTCTTGCTGACAGGTTCGGAATAATAGTAACATATACCTCTCCAACCCAGCAGGAATACCTTTCAATTGTTGAGGAGATTGCAAAGAAAAGGAGAATTGAAATTACAGAAGAGCTCTACAATCTTTCTCTGCAGTGGGAGATGAACTACAACGGCCGCTCAGCAAGAACAGCCAAGCAGTTTGTTGACTGGTACGAAATGCAGATTAAAATGGAAAAGGGCTAAGGCATTGGCAGATTTGCACTTAGCCCTTTTGAGTTTTTTAATATCTCTATACTTTTATAGCAATTTTAAATTTGCTCTTTTGACAAAATCTTCAAAAGATATTATTTCTACTAAGTTTCCCTCTTTTATGTAGTCAACGTGCTTTTGATTTAGATAAAAATCTTTTGCTTTTTCAGTATACCCTGTTCCGCTGATTACAATGTAAGCTTTTTTATATTTTGAATTTTCTTTCAAAATTTTCACTAAAGTGATTATCTCATAAACTATTTTTTGCTCTGCAGTCCCACGTGTTTGCTGCCATTTAGCACTTATAATTATCTCATCATTTAAAACAAAGTCAGCTCTATATTTATTCCCAAAGAGATCATTGCCAACTACAAATTGTCCCTTAAAAGCACCAGCATAATTTTGCAATAAAGCCTGTTCAATAAGCTTCTCATGAACTTTTCCAGTTCGAGTACCTCTTCCACCGGGTGACACAATAACACCTTCTTTTCAATAATTAGTTATAATAACTTCTTTATGCCCAGTCCTTCTTTCTGCACTTGAATTAATAAGCCTTTTTGCTTCTATTACCTCAATGTGGTAACTTCTATAAAGATCTCTTATAAATTCTGAATCTGAGTTGCTTATCATAACAAAACAACCCTTTTTGCTCAGGTTATCACAAACATTTTTCAGTCTTACTTGCTCCTCTTTTGTAAAACCTGCAACTGTGTAGTCAGTAAAATTAGCTGTTTTTGATACAGGCATGTATGGAGGGTCAAAATACACAAAATCAAATTTTGAAGCTTTCTTCACCGCTTCTTCAAAGTCTGCATGTAAAATTTCAACAGATTGTAACATATTTGAAAAGGCAAATACTTCTTCTCTACTTGGCATTT
The Caldicellulosiruptor morganii DNA segment above includes these coding regions:
- a CDS encoding IS110 family RNA-guided transposase, with the translated sequence MNLKPIAGIDVAKYFSEMVIISPTNEIIARLTIRHNNPSDFDRAIEILKKVEEDFAARPIIVMEATGHYHKILSRFFTSNGWDVSIINPIQSNSIKNAGVRKVKNDKTDALWIALTFRLTDSTVVQPSSEILDCLKNLCRQYYNLSDELTSYKYRLTSVVDQIMLNFKEVFPDICSKTSLAILENYPTPTDILGADSEKLISIIQLTSKKSYQWAKEKYELLVAKAKQFQPFSISDLATVTMLKVYINMVLNLQQNIDKIFEAINQLVQQSSQSQPSLMENINLLQSIPGIGFLSAATILAEIGDFEKFSKPNKLVAFFGVDPSVNQSGQFVGTKNKMSKRGSKILRRILFTIALANIRTKRNSKPCNPVLFEYYQKKCQQKPKKVALGAVMRKIICIIFAVMRDKKPFELRTPEEHIQKYFNKTAVCSA
- a CDS encoding ATP-binding protein, which produces MSEKIKIYRLCFESLKVYRNLLEDMVLKNLYNLICHIDDQNQDFKKVLNLYSTFYYNLLEAGKGCSLKEYIIEKILFGENTFAKLASNAIGKSMIDQFIKKAASCDLDCLEFISNFSAKEIEDYLKESSAIPDFLAESFLDVKGTNTMPQNANDNFIKIIIEKFLNVSPWSSLIEDLIEFYKQNGYGIFARYKGFSWDGEKLIGIENLDPVRLDDLVNIERQKKIVVENTLAFLRGQRVNNILLYGSRGSGKSSTVKAILNEFYHMGLRMVEVFKDQLYTFPELIRILRDVPLKFIAFVDDLSFEDIEENYTKLKAILEGSLEVMPQNVVIYATSNRRHFVKEKFDDRNTFYSDEVHFKDTLEEKLSLADRFGIIVTYTSPTQQEYLSIVEEIAKKRRIEITEELYNLSLQWEMNYNGRSARTAKQFVDWYEMQIKMEKG
- a CDS encoding PD-(D/E)XK nuclease superfamily protein produces the protein MSPGGRGTRTGKVHEKLIEQALLQNYAGAFKGQFVVGNDLFGNKYRADFVLNDEIIISAKWQQTRGTAEQKIVYEIITLVKILKENSKYKKAYIVISGTGYTEKAKDFYLNQKHVDYIKEGNLVEIISFEDFVKRANLKLL